The genomic stretch ATGCCAACGATACCACACATGATGCAACTCTAATGCGTCGGTACCTTTGCCTTCTTCTCCGTCCAGCGGTAACTGCGGATTCTCTGGCTTCTGCCGAATCCACAGGCCGCACAGACCTTGTGCTGTGCGTGGAACGAGATCTTGCCGCATCGCCTGCAGGCGATGTGAGTGCGCTTCTGGCGTTTGCCCATCGATGGTGTGCCTTTTGACATGCTCTCTCACCTAATGTTATTCGACTGAAGGGGTAATGTAGATCACATTGTCACCGCGGACGATCAACGTGCCGAGTTTCTGCGCCGCGCCGTCCACTTCTTCTTCTGCCTTGTCCAGTACCAGATTCATGTGAACGTCGTATCCCTGGAGGATCCCCCGGATCTCCCTCCCACCTTTCAGGCTGATGATGACGGGCTGACGATTCAGTACCTGATCTAAAATATCCAACGGTCTTGGCGTCATATGATTACCCTTTGCCGTCCATTCTGGAGTAATATATTTGAGTGAGGAAGCTACTTAAATATAACCGCGTTGCTGCGCGAACGTCAGCGCACCCCGAGGTTTCAAGACATGCCAAAGATTACCGTTAAAAAACGCCACGTTATCCGGAAATCGCAGATCAGTGAACTTCTCGAGCGGCTCACGGGCGAGATCGGGGCATCCGCCGACCTCTTCCGGTCGGACAGGATCGAGCGGGTGGAGACGGATGCTCCCGTCGGGATCTACCTCGTCGACAAAAAGCCCCTCCTGATGGGAACCGACGATTGGACCTTTCCGACCCTGCGGGGTCTCGTCGAGCACCCTATCCCCGAGCGGCGGGTGGTGGTCGATTCCGGCGCGGTCAGGTTCGTAGCAAACGGCGCGGATGCCATGCGCCCCGGGATCATATCGATCTCGCCGGACATCCGTGCGGGGCACCCGGTGCAGGTCGTCGAGGAACGGCATGGAAAACCGCTTGCTGTGGGGATTGCGCTCCTGGATGCAGCCGATATGGAGCAGCAGGAGAAGGGCAAGTCCGTCAAAAGCGTCCACTACGTCGGGGACGATCTCTGGAATCTGGAGATCTGACGGTGAAAATAATAGATACTATTAAATAAAATTCATTCCTCAATTTTTCTATGGTTAAAAAACTCTTTGACAGCATCCTCGGCAAAAGTCCGGCCCGGAACGAAGAGGACTACATGGAGCTCGATCTCGCCTCTTACGAGGGATCGAACGAAGAAGTGCCGGCATCCATGTACATCAAGATCGCCACCATCGCCGATCTCAAAGATACCCCCCGCGTCAAAGACGAAGTTTACAACGGCAATATCGTCATCGTCGACATCGGGCGGCTGAAGATGGACAAGGTGACGTTCGAGCGGGTCTTAAAGGATCTTCGTGACGTGGCAAAGGACGTGAACGGCGACATCGTCGGCCTCGGCGAGCAGAAGTACGTCGTCATCACGCCCATGTCCGTCAAGGTCTCCCGCGAGAAGATCGGCGGGGGCCTCTAGTGCGGGAGTCCCATCCGGGAACCTGCCCCGCCTGCGGGAGCGAGATCCGGATTGTCCATCACCGTCTCGACATCCCCCACTTTCCCGACCTCCTGCTCGTCTCTATCGCCTGCGACGCCTGCGGCTACCGGCACACCGACACCATCATCCTCGGGGAGGGCATCCCTGTCCGGTGGACGGTGCGGGTGGAGGAGCCCGGCGACCTTGCCATCCGGGTGGCGCGGAGCACGACAGGGAAGATCGAGATCCCGGAACTCGGCCTCGCGGTCGAACCCGGCGCCGCCTGCGAGGGTTTCGTCACCAATATCGAGGGGATCCTCTACCGCTTCGAGCAGGCGGTGGAGACGGTCCTCGCGGATCCCGAGAGCGAAGACGAGCGGGCGGCCGCACTCAGGATGATGGAGACGATCGCCGCCGCACGGGAGGTGGCCTTCCCGTTCACGGTCACCCTCGAGGATCCTGCCGGGAACAGCGCGCTCGTCAGCGAGAAAGCCGAAAAGGTGCTCTTCGATCCGGGAGACGCCTGACCCTTTTTTTCCCGATCCCGCGAGGGTTAACCTGAAATAGAACCTCTCCTCATACGGCAGCGCCGTGAGGTGAAGAGCAATGGCACGAACGATATCGGTACTGAAGTGGGAGAGCGAACAGGACGTCGATAACGCCGTCCATGACATAAGAGCGGAGATAGACGAGCGCGGCGGGCTCACCAAGGATACCGAGCGGGCGATGCAGCACTCGTTCCTGGTGGCCGATCCCGACCTCACGAACTACTTCCTGCGGACGGTCAGGGCGCAGGTTCCCGAGGCGCTGCGCTACTTCGAGGAGCGCGGCGGCGGGGCGTGAGTGCCTGATTACCTTCAGGTGCGACTTGCGACGTTCCCGAAGGGTGCGATGTTCCGGAGGACGACTGTCCGCAGGATGGCGATGGACAACCTCCGGAGTTTGAGAAGTCATCAGGATTCGAAAGAGAGTTTTGGCACCCCTCTACCGAACGACAGGCCGAAGGGCCGGAGTTCGAGCACCGGAGGTGCGAGTGCGGTGGAAGTCCGTGAGGCGCCGGGTTACAACCCGGCTCTCCTGAACATCGGCCGGACCTCGGCGCCTTCCATGTTCCCCGCCGCCCAGGTGTAGCGCTCCCGGATACTGAGCGGGAGGTCACGTTCCGGTATCGAGATGAACCCGAACCCCGCGTAGAACCCGGCGAGGCTCTCGACCGCGTACATGTAGAGGTCGTCGTTGTGGCAGGCCACAACAAGAGCGTTCATCACCATGCGGGCATACCCCTGTTTCCGGCAGGCATCGGGCGTGAAGACGCCGTCGACCTCCAGGCCGTCGGGATGCCTCCTGCACCGGGCGAGAGAGACGATCTGCCCTGCAAGGAAGGTCGCGAAGATCCGGTCCCGTGCGGGTTCGCCGGTTGTGCCGTGGTAATCGCGCCATACCTCGTTTGCAGCGGGGAACTCCGCGCTCGTCAGTTCACGAACCTCCGGCCGGATCCCGGTTGTCGCCATCCCGTTTCCTGAAATAACAGCCGTTATCATCCCGATAGCCTCATACCACCCTGTATCCTTCGGGCGGCACCAGGATCTCGAACCTCGCCCCCGTCCCGAACGTTCCGGTCTCGCGGATCGCGATCCCGGTGATGGCGAGGATCTCGTGGGCGAGGAAGAGCCCGTGCCCGTAACTCTCCGCCTTCTGCCCAAAAAGATCTCCTTTCTCTGCGTCCGGGATGCCGGTCCCGTCGTCCTCGACGACGATCGCACACCCTTCCGGGCGCAGGTGGTAGGTGACGACGATCC from Methanoculleus chikugoensis encodes the following:
- a CDS encoding RNA-binding protein, coding for MPKITVKKRHVIRKSQISELLERLTGEIGASADLFRSDRIERVETDAPVGIYLVDKKPLLMGTDDWTFPTLRGLVEHPIPERRVVVDSGAVRFVANGADAMRPGIISISPDIRAGHPVQVVEERHGKPLAVGIALLDAADMEQQEKGKSVKSVHYVGDDLWNLEI
- a CDS encoding ZPR1 zinc finger domain-containing protein; its protein translation is MRESHPGTCPACGSEIRIVHHRLDIPHFPDLLLVSIACDACGYRHTDTIILGEGIPVRWTVRVEEPGDLAIRVARSTTGKIEIPELGLAVEPGAACEGFVTNIEGILYRFEQAVETVLADPESEDERAAALRMMETIAAAREVAFPFTVTLEDPAGNSALVSEKAEKVLFDPGDA
- a CDS encoding LSM domain-containing protein; its protein translation is MTPRPLDILDQVLNRQPVIISLKGGREIRGILQGYDVHMNLVLDKAEEEVDGAAQKLGTLIVRGDNVIYITPSVE
- a CDS encoding cell division protein SepF translates to MVKKLFDSILGKSPARNEEDYMELDLASYEGSNEEVPASMYIKIATIADLKDTPRVKDEVYNGNIVIVDIGRLKMDKVTFERVLKDLRDVAKDVNGDIVGLGEQKYVVITPMSVKVSREKIGGGL
- a CDS encoding 50S ribosomal protein L37e, with the protein product MSKGTPSMGKRQKRTHIACRRCGKISFHAQHKVCAACGFGRSQRIRSYRWTEKKAKVPTH
- a CDS encoding GNAT family N-acetyltransferase, producing MATTGIRPEVRELTSAEFPAANEVWRDYHGTTGEPARDRIFATFLAGQIVSLARCRRHPDGLEVDGVFTPDACRKQGYARMVMNALVVACHNDDLYMYAVESLAGFYAGFGFISIPERDLPLSIRERYTWAAGNMEGAEVRPMFRRAGL